A genomic region of Nitrospira lenta contains the following coding sequences:
- a CDS encoding TldD/PmbA family protein — translation MSAPTWDDFAELALKRITSSGADYGDIRIVHSTAQTIRGEDRRIASIRDTDDVGFGVRVLYHGGWGFAASSILSLEEVPRVAELAIEIAKGSASVAIDKVRLAAEPVHRDRVVTPVRIDPFTVPLQHKTELLLATMESLQAQSGVVRSTAELWARRDRKLFASTEGTRLEFDLLASSGECAATALHDGRFASRSFNTPQLRRGYELIEEAGFLTQAPRVAREAVEKVRAPAVDAGAYDLVLDPEHLSLTMHESCGHPTELDRALGYEANYAGTSFLTTDKLGRFRYGSPHVTLAADNTEPETLAATGYDDDGVACQKWDIVRDGLFVGYCTNREVAPKIGDARSRGSNRADSWGTVPIVRIANIGLEPGRATLDQLLADVQRGIYIEGHGSYSIDQRRYNFQFGGDAFWLIENGRRTHMLRDVIYHGITPEFWNSCDGVADRSHRQRYGFITCGKGQPGQSGWMTHAASHARFRNIQVIRGEGRS, via the coding sequence ATGAGCGCTCCCACGTGGGATGATTTTGCTGAGCTCGCGCTGAAGCGCATCACGTCATCCGGCGCCGACTACGGCGACATCCGCATCGTGCACAGCACCGCTCAGACGATCAGAGGCGAAGACCGGCGGATCGCATCAATTCGGGATACGGACGATGTCGGTTTCGGAGTGCGGGTGCTCTATCACGGAGGATGGGGCTTCGCGGCCAGTTCGATCCTTTCCCTTGAAGAGGTTCCGCGAGTCGCCGAGCTGGCGATCGAGATTGCCAAAGGATCCGCCTCGGTCGCCATCGACAAGGTTCGGTTGGCAGCAGAGCCGGTCCATCGCGATCGTGTTGTGACGCCGGTTCGGATCGATCCGTTCACCGTTCCGCTCCAGCACAAGACCGAGCTCCTTCTTGCCACGATGGAATCGCTTCAGGCGCAATCCGGGGTCGTCCGCAGCACGGCCGAGCTGTGGGCGCGGCGAGACCGCAAGCTGTTTGCGTCCACGGAGGGGACGCGGCTTGAGTTTGATCTCCTCGCATCGAGCGGAGAGTGTGCGGCGACGGCGCTCCACGACGGGCGATTCGCCAGTCGATCGTTCAATACGCCGCAGTTGCGGCGCGGGTATGAACTCATCGAGGAGGCCGGCTTTTTGACGCAGGCGCCACGCGTGGCGCGCGAGGCGGTCGAAAAGGTGCGCGCGCCCGCCGTAGATGCGGGGGCCTACGATCTCGTGCTGGACCCGGAACATCTCTCCCTCACGATGCACGAGTCGTGCGGCCATCCCACCGAGCTGGATCGGGCGCTCGGGTATGAAGCGAACTATGCCGGGACCAGCTTTCTGACGACGGATAAGCTGGGCAGGTTTCGGTACGGATCTCCGCACGTCACGCTGGCGGCGGACAATACCGAGCCGGAAACGTTGGCGGCCACCGGGTACGATGATGACGGCGTGGCTTGCCAGAAATGGGACATTGTGCGCGACGGGCTCTTCGTGGGGTACTGCACGAATAGAGAGGTCGCGCCGAAAATTGGCGACGCGCGCTCGCGCGGGTCGAATCGCGCCGATAGCTGGGGGACGGTCCCGATCGTGCGCATCGCCAATATCGGACTGGAGCCGGGCCGGGCGACCCTCGATCAACTCCTGGCGGATGTGCAGCGCGGGATTTATATCGAAGGCCACGGCTCCTATAGCATCGATCAGCGGCGCTACAATTTTCAGTTCGGCGGAGATGCATTCTGGCTGATCGAAAACGGACGGCGGACCCACATGCTGCGCGACGTGATCTATCACGGCATCACGCCGGAATTTTGGAACAGTTGCGACGGAGTGGCCGACCGGTCGCATCGTCAACGGTATGGCTTCATCACCTGCGGCAAGGGCCAGCCAGGCCAGTCCGGCTGGATGACGCACGCCGCATCGCATGCGCGTTTCCGCAACATTCAGGTCATTCGAGGTGAGGGACGATCATGA
- a CDS encoding TldD/PmbA family protein: MTVTGAKPWPKMTTREEFQFIAEQVLNCSTADHALVALHDQDSGTTRFANNQVTQNVNTRRGGVTVTVAFGARQGTATTTDFTAGSLRGTVKRAETIARVSPEDPEYLPPAGPQAYNSCPTVRSETVKAGPSVRLEYANEAIGQCRMENMSAAGIVSSARASVGVAADTGLLAFEERTEARFSITVQAGDATGWASAAHRSIDRLKVQERTLSAIHKATVGAEPQELPPGRYRVILEPAAVAGLWSWIIWMLDAKSYLKGTSPFAGRLKKRILDKRLSLENCPGHADLLGVGFTAEGLPSTASAWIHQGVLQQLAYDRFAAQAQQIMPIPTIEAPRLSIEGSSASSLAQLIKSTDRAILVTNFWYLRTVNPTDLTLTGMTRDGTFLVEKGEIVSAVKNFRFHESPLRAFQQVESWTAPMEAVTSETGKMLVPAVVLPEFHFSSVTRF, from the coding sequence ATGACCGTCACCGGCGCCAAGCCTTGGCCGAAGATGACCACCCGCGAGGAGTTTCAGTTTATCGCCGAGCAGGTCCTCAACTGTTCGACGGCGGACCATGCGCTGGTGGCCTTGCATGATCAGGATAGCGGGACGACGCGATTCGCCAACAACCAGGTGACTCAGAACGTCAACACGCGACGGGGAGGCGTGACGGTCACGGTGGCATTCGGCGCCAGGCAGGGCACGGCCACGACGACGGATTTCACCGCCGGGTCGCTGCGCGGGACCGTCAAACGGGCCGAGACGATCGCACGGGTCTCTCCCGAAGACCCGGAGTATCTGCCGCCTGCCGGACCGCAAGCCTACAATTCTTGTCCGACGGTGCGTAGTGAGACCGTAAAAGCCGGTCCGTCAGTTCGTTTGGAATATGCCAACGAAGCGATCGGCCAATGCCGTATGGAAAATATGTCGGCTGCGGGCATTGTCTCATCAGCCCGCGCATCGGTCGGCGTCGCGGCGGACACCGGGCTCCTGGCGTTTGAAGAGCGTACGGAAGCGCGATTCAGCATTACCGTGCAAGCCGGCGACGCGACCGGGTGGGCCTCGGCGGCGCATCGTTCCATCGATCGGTTGAAAGTCCAGGAGCGCACGCTGTCGGCGATCCATAAGGCGACGGTGGGGGCTGAGCCGCAGGAACTGCCTCCCGGCCGCTATCGGGTTATTCTCGAACCGGCGGCGGTGGCTGGTTTGTGGTCGTGGATCATCTGGATGCTGGATGCCAAGTCGTATCTGAAAGGCACGAGTCCGTTTGCCGGCAGACTGAAGAAGCGGATCCTGGATAAACGGCTCTCGTTGGAGAATTGTCCGGGGCACGCCGATCTACTCGGGGTTGGCTTTACGGCTGAAGGGCTTCCGTCTACGGCATCGGCATGGATTCATCAAGGCGTCTTGCAGCAATTGGCCTATGATCGATTTGCCGCCCAGGCGCAGCAGATCATGCCAATTCCGACAATCGAGGCGCCGCGCCTTTCGATCGAGGGATCGTCGGCCAGTTCTTTGGCGCAACTCATCAAATCGACCGACCGGGCGATCCTCGTGACGAATTTCTGGTATCTGCGCACGGTGAATCCCACCGATCTGACATTGACCGGCATGACGCGGGATGGAACATTCCTGGTAGAGAAGGGGGAGATTGTCTCCGCGGTGAAAAATTTCCGGTTTCACGAGAGTCCTCTGCGGGCGTTCCAACAGGTCGAATCCTGGACGGCGCCGATGGAAGCGGTGACTTCTGAAACGGGAAAGATGCTCGTGCCCGCCGTGGTCCTGCCGGAGTTTCACTTCTCCAGCGTCACCAGATTTTAG
- a CDS encoding tetratricopeptide repeat protein, producing MPFLFATLTTARTSPQPHAAGFVPRSRRSVSRLSRAARFCLALLLSGGGAAEAADSVPLFTDLGTLRHPITTTSEQAQHYFDQGLRLVYAFNHEEAIRSFEAAARLDPTAAMAYWGIALALGPNINAPMAKTDERRAGEALQKARAQIGHSSPAEQRYIEALGKRYSAKGGSRVALDKAYAAAMRTVWQQSPNDPDAGVLFAEALMDLRPWDFWASDGRPHPGTDEMVSTLETVLAGHPDHPGACHYYIHVVEASPKPERALACAERLPGLMPGAGHLVHMPAHIYLRLGKYHEAAEGNARAVHVDKEYLAGRPTNGGYADGYFAHNLHFLWASLMMEGRQSEALKIARELTGTITETEARKEKWKEFYLPAPLFSLIRFGRWEELLREPVPSKGLRVHEGMWRLGRGLASAAVGRIPGAEGEHFVLAGLAKQFRRDRSLEDKTARTMLKIAERLLAGDIAARRQKYEEAIKILREGVALEESLPYAEPPYWPIPVRHYLGAALLTAGRPSEAEQVYREDLRRHPQNGWSLWGLTQSLRAQHKGSDADKVEGQFKSAWTYADVTLTASRF from the coding sequence GTGCCGTTCTTATTCGCAACATTGACCACCGCACGGACTAGCCCTCAACCGCATGCAGCCGGATTCGTCCCTCGTTCTCGCCGCTCGGTGAGCCGACTGAGTCGTGCTGCCCGGTTCTGCCTCGCGCTTTTGCTGTCGGGGGGCGGCGCTGCTGAGGCGGCGGATTCCGTCCCGCTGTTCACCGATCTCGGAACGCTTCGCCACCCGATTACCACGACATCCGAACAGGCCCAGCACTATTTCGATCAGGGCTTGCGCTTGGTTTACGCGTTCAATCATGAAGAGGCGATTCGTTCGTTCGAAGCAGCAGCCCGCCTCGACCCGACCGCCGCGATGGCTTATTGGGGGATTGCACTGGCCTTGGGGCCGAATATCAATGCGCCGATGGCCAAGACCGATGAACGGCGGGCGGGGGAGGCGCTGCAAAAAGCCCGGGCACAGATCGGCCACTCCAGTCCCGCCGAGCAGCGGTACATTGAGGCGCTTGGAAAACGATACAGTGCAAAAGGCGGTTCTCGTGTCGCGCTCGATAAGGCCTATGCCGCGGCGATGCGGACCGTCTGGCAGCAATCGCCGAATGATCCGGATGCCGGGGTTCTCTTTGCCGAAGCGTTGATGGATCTGCGGCCGTGGGATTTCTGGGCGTCCGACGGACGTCCGCATCCTGGGACCGATGAGATGGTCTCGACGTTGGAAACGGTTCTCGCCGGACATCCCGATCATCCCGGGGCGTGCCACTACTATATCCATGTCGTCGAAGCGTCGCCGAAACCGGAGCGGGCGTTGGCCTGTGCCGAACGGTTGCCTGGCCTTATGCCGGGAGCGGGGCATCTGGTGCACATGCCGGCGCATATCTATCTCCGCCTCGGCAAATATCACGAGGCGGCGGAAGGCAACGCCCGCGCGGTCCATGTCGACAAAGAGTACCTGGCGGGCCGGCCGACGAATGGAGGCTATGCGGACGGCTACTTCGCGCATAATCTGCATTTTCTCTGGGCGTCGCTGATGATGGAAGGGCGCCAGTCCGAGGCGTTGAAGATTGCTCGAGAGTTGACGGGAACCATTACCGAAACCGAAGCGCGGAAGGAGAAGTGGAAAGAATTCTATCTTCCGGCGCCGTTGTTTTCGTTGATCCGTTTCGGCCGGTGGGAGGAGCTGCTGCGCGAGCCGGTTCCATCGAAGGGACTACGGGTGCACGAAGGTATGTGGCGGCTCGGGCGGGGACTGGCATCAGCGGCAGTGGGCAGGATTCCGGGGGCTGAAGGCGAGCATTTTGTGCTGGCTGGCCTGGCGAAGCAGTTCCGCCGGGACCGCAGCCTTGAGGACAAGACCGCGCGGACCATGTTAAAAATCGCCGAGCGGTTGCTGGCGGGAGACATTGCCGCGCGCCGCCAGAAGTATGAGGAGGCCATCAAGATTCTGCGTGAAGGGGTCGCACTGGAAGAGTCGCTGCCTTATGCGGAACCTCCCTATTGGCCGATTCCCGTGCGGCACTATCTGGGGGCGGCGTTGCTGACGGCCGGCCGTCCGTCAGAGGCCGAACAAGTCTATCGGGAGGATCTTCGGCGTCACCCGCAGAACGGGTGGAGTCTCTGGGGATTGACCCAGAGCCTGCGTGCTCAGCATAAGGGGAGCGATGCGGACAAGGTCGAGGGGCAGTTCAAATCGGCCTGGACTTATGCAGACGTCACTCTGACGGCCTCACGATTCTAG
- a CDS encoding LOG family protein produces MRFIVGVMGPAKAKKKDLDNARVLGEFIARRGWVVLTGGRDVGVMDAACEGAKRVGGSLTVGIMPTAKDKVSRHVDVPIITEMGSGRNNINVLTSDVVVACGLGGSGTVSEVALAVKAGKPVILVEASPADVAFFRKLGKRLVSAASSPEEAIELIMKQMGGGKRRPKPEEPVEYDDLAL; encoded by the coding sequence ATGCGATTCATAGTGGGTGTGATGGGGCCGGCCAAGGCCAAGAAGAAAGATTTGGATAATGCGCGGGTGCTCGGTGAGTTTATCGCCCGGCGCGGCTGGGTGGTGCTCACCGGCGGTCGGGATGTCGGCGTGATGGACGCCGCCTGCGAAGGGGCCAAGCGAGTGGGAGGGAGTCTGACGGTTGGGATCATGCCCACGGCCAAAGACAAGGTGTCCCGTCACGTGGATGTGCCGATTATCACGGAAATGGGCAGCGGCCGGAACAATATCAATGTGCTCACCAGCGATGTCGTCGTGGCCTGTGGACTGGGCGGGTCGGGAACCGTGTCCGAGGTGGCGCTGGCAGTGAAGGCCGGGAAGCCGGTCATTCTTGTGGAGGCGTCTCCGGCCGATGTGGCTTTCTTTCGCAAGCTCGGCAAGCGGTTGGTGTCTGCCGCATCGTCACCGGAAGAGGCGATCGAACTCATCATGAAGCAGATGGGGGGTGGCAAACGCCGACCAAAACCAGAAGAACCGGTGGAGTACGACGATCTGGCGTTATGA
- a CDS encoding LEA type 2 family protein: MSLSKLLLCMATLAALSGCASWFVKGEIPDVLVANITPLDSTPFEQRLKIDLRIRNPNDYELQVTGMDIRLDLNGKRLARGLGNQAFTVPRLSDSVVTIETTTSTLDVVRQVLGLRKVQALSYEISGVLYLKDGRLPFENSGVLMEKGELSGILTP, encoded by the coding sequence ATGTCTCTCTCGAAACTTCTGCTCTGTATGGCAACCCTCGCTGCGCTGTCCGGTTGCGCCTCCTGGTTTGTGAAGGGAGAAATACCGGATGTGCTGGTCGCCAATATCACTCCTCTGGATAGCACACCGTTTGAGCAGCGGCTCAAGATCGATCTCCGCATCCGGAACCCGAACGACTACGAGCTACAGGTGACCGGCATGGACATCCGATTGGATTTGAATGGAAAACGGTTGGCTCGCGGCCTCGGGAACCAGGCGTTCACCGTTCCGCGTTTGAGCGACAGCGTGGTGACGATTGAAACGACGACGTCTACCCTGGATGTCGTGCGACAGGTGCTCGGGTTACGAAAAGTCCAGGCCCTGAGTTACGAGATCAGCGGCGTGCTGTATCTGAAAGATGGCCGGCTCCCCTTCGAAAATAGCGGGGTGCTGATGGAAAAAGGCGAGCTCTCCGGCATTCTCACTCCCTAA
- the msrA gene encoding peptide-methionine (S)-S-oxide reductase MsrA has protein sequence MTRRNFGQAVLAGVILVIGLSLSLIQPERSAATAPAKAYFAGGCFWCMEEAFEKVEGVSAAVSGYMDGTIANPTYEQVSAGGTGHAESVEVTYDPAKVSYEKLLDAFWRNVDPLTSNAQFCDHGNQYRAAIFPSTPEEQKLAEASRKRLEESKKFHSPIVTQIVAATTFYPAEEYHQDFYKKNPVRYKFYKFNCGRTQRLEEVWGKP, from the coding sequence ATGACAAGACGGAATTTCGGACAAGCCGTATTAGCAGGGGTGATCCTCGTCATAGGATTGAGCCTCAGTCTGATCCAGCCGGAGCGCTCGGCCGCGACCGCTCCGGCCAAGGCCTATTTTGCCGGCGGATGTTTCTGGTGCATGGAAGAAGCCTTTGAGAAAGTCGAGGGTGTGTCGGCGGCGGTCTCCGGCTATATGGATGGGACGATAGCCAATCCGACGTATGAGCAGGTATCCGCGGGCGGGACCGGGCACGCGGAGTCGGTCGAGGTGACCTACGATCCCGCCAAAGTGAGTTACGAAAAGCTCTTGGATGCGTTCTGGCGCAATGTGGATCCGCTGACCTCGAACGCGCAATTCTGTGACCATGGCAATCAGTATCGGGCCGCGATATTTCCCTCGACTCCCGAGGAGCAGAAATTGGCGGAGGCCTCGAGAAAACGCCTTGAAGAGTCGAAGAAATTTCACAGTCCGATCGTGACGCAGATTGTGGCCGCCACGACGTTTTACCCGGCCGAAGAGTATCACCAGGATTTCTATAAAAAGAACCCCGTGCGCTACAAGTTCTATAAATTCAATTGCGGCCGGACGCAGCGGTTGGAAGAAGTCTGGGGCAAGCCGTAG
- a CDS encoding lytic transglycosylase domain-containing protein — MTISISIQRCRLSAACLRSAGVLLLAVVMVGAIPVPTKSDFDGRPRYDTQEIRRAIAFYAKRYRLDPALLHAVIKTESDFRPDAVSRKGAVGLMQLTPETAATLRVGNLHDPIQNIGGGAKQLRHLLNLYDGDLSLTLAAYNAGVHRVKGGRIPRIRETRHYVRKVLKYYERYRSKSPQLPPPDHSATSPSASQSVAS; from the coding sequence GTGACTATTTCAATTTCCATACAACGATGTCGCCTTTCCGCTGCCTGTCTCCGCAGCGCGGGTGTGCTGCTGTTGGCCGTCGTCATGGTCGGGGCAATCCCCGTTCCTACGAAGTCGGATTTCGATGGTCGTCCGCGATACGACACACAAGAAATCCGTCGGGCGATCGCATTCTATGCCAAGCGATATCGGCTAGATCCGGCGCTCTTGCATGCCGTTATTAAGACGGAGTCTGACTTTCGTCCCGACGCGGTCTCTCGGAAGGGGGCGGTCGGACTGATGCAATTGACTCCCGAGACCGCTGCGACCTTACGTGTGGGCAACCTCCACGACCCCATCCAGAATATCGGCGGTGGCGCGAAGCAGTTGCGTCATCTTCTCAATCTCTATGACGGGGATCTCTCGCTGACGCTGGCCGCCTACAATGCCGGAGTGCATCGGGTGAAAGGCGGCCGGATTCCACGCATCCGCGAAACTCGACACTATGTGCGTAAAGTACTCAAGTACTATGAACGGTATCGATCCAAGAGCCCCCAATTGCCGCCGCCGGATCACTCAGCCACGTCTCCTTCAGCGTCGCAGTCCGTTGCTTCGTAG
- a CDS encoding PilZ domain-containing protein gives MEVRPQPPASQDSASDHHKDRRGRRLPLSCRLFFFGEDDFEGEAVLLDISASGCRASSSIPLEIGMIVRLSLFLPDHPWPLRINQAIVRWIDCKEFGLEFVDITMAQRERLRALVIKAR, from the coding sequence ATGGAAGTACGACCACAACCGCCCGCGAGCCAGGACTCGGCAAGCGATCACCACAAGGATCGACGAGGAAGACGGCTGCCGCTCTCCTGCCGTCTCTTCTTCTTCGGCGAAGACGATTTTGAGGGTGAAGCCGTGCTGCTGGATATTTCCGCCAGTGGCTGCCGAGCAAGTTCGTCAATCCCACTCGAGATCGGCATGATCGTGAGACTGTCTCTTTTCCTGCCCGACCATCCATGGCCGCTACGCATCAATCAGGCCATCGTCCGCTGGATCGACTGCAAAGAGTTCGGATTGGAGTTCGTCGACATTACCATGGCCCAACGGGAGCGGCTGCGTGCATTGGTGATCAAAGCGCGATAG